One genomic region from Sciurus carolinensis chromosome 2, mSciCar1.2, whole genome shotgun sequence encodes:
- the LOC124976278 gene encoding beta-defensin 121-like: protein MKLLLLFLAVFLAVEPVMSECWKHGHCRLVCKDDEDHVLRCENRKRCCVPSRYVTIQPMTIHGILGWTTPTVPTTVRKRKKNRQRG from the exons ATGAAGCTGCTTCTCCTGTTCCTTGCTGTCTTTCTGGCTGTGGAACCGGTGATGTCAG AGTGTTGGAAGCATGGACACTGCCGGTTGGTGTGCAAAGATGACGAAGATCATGTCCTACGCTGCGAAAATCGTAAACGGTGCTGTGTCCCTAGTCGCTATGTAACAATCCAGCCAATGACAATCCATGGGATCCTTGGCTGGACCACTCCTACGGTGCCCACGACAGTccgtaaaaggaagaaaaacagacaacGTGGCTAG